A window from Tachyglossus aculeatus isolate mTacAcu1 chromosome 20, mTacAcu1.pri, whole genome shotgun sequence encodes these proteins:
- the FAM168A gene encoding protein FAM168A has product MNPVYSPVQPGAPYGTAKSVTYTGYPAGYPAAAPTYNPSVYPAGSPGYAPATLLMKQAWPPTSSSSCAPEGPFHLPVDTATENRTYQASSTAFRYTAGTPYKVPPTQSSSAAPPYSPSPSPYQAAMYPIRSAYPQQNLYTQGAYYTQPVYAAQPHVIHHTTVVQPNSVPSPLYPAPVAAARTNGVTMGMVAGTTMAMSAGTLLTTPQHTAIGTHPVSMPTYRTQGTAAYSYVPPHW; this is encoded by the exons ATGAATCCCGTGTacagcccagtccagcccggAGCCCCCTACGGAACCGCCAAGAGCGTGACTTACACGG GCTACCCTGCCGGCTAtcccgccgccgcccccaccTACAACCCCAGCGTGTACCCCGCCGGCAGCCCCGGCTACGCGCCAG CCACACTGCTGATGAAACAGGCCTGGCCTCCAACCTCGTCATCCTCCTGTGCCCCCGAAGGCCCGTTCCACCTCCCAGTGGACACTGCGACAGAGAACAGAACGTACCAGGCTTCATCCACCGCTTTCC GGTACACAGCGGGGACACCCTATAAGGTGCCCCCAACGCAGAGCAGCAGCGCCGCCCCCCCCTACTCTCCGTCTCCAAGCCCGTACCAGGCGGCCATGTACCCCATCCGAAGTGCCTACCCACAGCAGAACCTGTACACGCAG GGAGCGTATTACACACAGCCCGTGTATGCGGCGCAGCCCCACGTCATCCACCACACCACCGTGGTGCAGCCCAACAGCGTCCCGTCACCCCTCTACCCAGCCCCCGTTGCGGCCGCCAGGACAAACGGCGTGACCATGGGCATGGTGGCCGGGACCACCATGGCGATGTCAGCAG GGACGCTGCTGACCACTCCCCAGCACACGGCCATCGGCACTCACCCTGTCTCCATGCCTACGTACCGGACTCAGGGGACCGCGGCCTACAGCTACGTCCCCCCGCATTGGTAG
- the PLEKHB1 gene encoding pleckstrin homology domain-containing family B member 1 isoform X4, which produces MAAVKSGWLWRRSSVLRRWKRNWFVLWLDGTLGYSQDETGQDEEGRVLIRFNCRSVKSGHDCPDLKPPEGLDRSCLLTVHLRDGPRLVLCAESKDDAVAWKTALLEASYSLVYNPYDDYYQPVALDAHHVTFVNTGHYGPYAGSGAPVVVLRGDPYGDEAAAQVALGMLAGAATGAALGSLLWMPLWI; this is translated from the exons ATGGCGGCTGTGAAGAGCGGCTGGCTCTGGAGACGGA GCTCTGTCCTTCGCCGCTGGAAGAGGAACTGGTTTGTGCTGTGGCTGGACGGGACCCTGGGCTACTCTCAGGACGAGACTGGCCAGGATGAAGAAGGACGAGTCCTCATCCGCTTCAACTGTCGCTCTGTGAAGAGCGGCCACGACTGCCCAG ACTTGAAGCCCCCCGAGGGGCTGGACCGGAGCTGCCTGCTGACCGTGCACCTGAGGGACGGACCCCGGCTGGTCCTCTGTGCGGAGAGCAAAGACGACGCTGT GGCTTGGAAGACGGCCTTGTTGGAGGCAAGCTATTCCCTG gtgtACAACCCTTACGACGACTACTACCAGCCGGTGGCCCTGGACGCCCATCACGTGACCTTCGTCAACACCGGCCACTACGGCCCCTACGCCG GGTCCGGTGCCCCCGTCGTGGTGCTGCGGGGCGACCCGTACGGCGACGAGGCCGCCGCCCAGGTGGCCCTGGGCATGCTGGCCGGCGCGGCCACGGGCGCGGCCCTCGGCTCCCTCCTCTGGATGCCCCTCTGGATCTAG
- the PLEKHB1 gene encoding pleckstrin homology domain-containing family B member 1 isoform X2 translates to MRVCGRAHADARVAVSWMGLRGIRQRGSVLRRWKRNWFVLWLDGTLGYSQDETGQDEEGRVLIRFNCRSVKSGHDCPDLKPPEGLDRSCLLTVHLRDGPRLVLCAESKDDAVAWKTALLEASYSLVYNPYDDYYQPVALDAHHVTFVNTGHYGPYAGSGAPVVVLRGDPYGDEAAAQVALGMLAGAATGAALGSLLWMPLWI, encoded by the exons atgcgtgtgtgtgggCGTGCACATGCGGATGCCCGTGTGGCTGTGTCCTGGATGGGGCTCCGGGGAATCCGACAGCGAG GCTCTGTCCTTCGCCGCTGGAAGAGGAACTGGTTTGTGCTGTGGCTGGACGGGACCCTGGGCTACTCTCAGGACGAGACTGGCCAGGATGAAGAAGGACGAGTCCTCATCCGCTTCAACTGTCGCTCTGTGAAGAGCGGCCACGACTGCCCAG ACTTGAAGCCCCCCGAGGGGCTGGACCGGAGCTGCCTGCTGACCGTGCACCTGAGGGACGGACCCCGGCTGGTCCTCTGTGCGGAGAGCAAAGACGACGCTGT GGCTTGGAAGACGGCCTTGTTGGAGGCAAGCTATTCCCTG gtgtACAACCCTTACGACGACTACTACCAGCCGGTGGCCCTGGACGCCCATCACGTGACCTTCGTCAACACCGGCCACTACGGCCCCTACGCCG GGTCCGGTGCCCCCGTCGTGGTGCTGCGGGGCGACCCGTACGGCGACGAGGCCGCCGCCCAGGTGGCCCTGGGCATGCTGGCCGGCGCGGCCACGGGCGCGGCCCTCGGCTCCCTCCTCTGGATGCCCCTCTGGATCTAG